The DNA segment ATAGCCTTCGGGTTCGGTCTGGCCCTTCTGATCGCGCTGTACATGTTCGGCTCGGTGTCCGGCGGTCACTACAACCCTGCCGTCACGCTGGCCCAGCTTATCCGGGGCGAGATCACCGCCGCCGATGCGGTCGGATACATCGTGGCCCAGCTCGCCGGTGCGGTTCTGGCTTCGGGCCTGGTGGCCGCCGTGCTGGGCGCTTCGGCGGTCGGGAGGACCGTGGTGGGGGACGGTTCGGATGTCGGTTCGATCTGGGTTCTGGCTCTCGAGGCACTGTTCACCGCCTTCCTGGTGATAGTCATCCTGCGTGTCACCTCGGGCGAGAACGCCACCGCTCCCGTCGTCATCGGTCTGACGCTGGTAGTGATCCACCTGGCGCTGGTTCCTATTACGGGCGCTTCCGTCAACCCGGTGAGGAGCCTCGGCCCCGCCATCGTGGCTGCGGAGTTCACCGACGCCTGGGCCTACATCGTGGGTCCGCTGGTAGGTGGTGCGGTGGCGGTCTACGTGGACCGTTTCATCAACACCGAGTCCTGAGAAAGGCCTTCCTCCTCAGGCCTTTTGAGGTACGGGGTCGGTAACTTCTCCCGGCCCCGTACCTTCCGCTTCCAGGTCAGCCGTCTCCTGCCGGGCACCGGGTGCGATGCAGATCCCGCCCGGATCGGGAGGACGGACCGCTGATAAGCTTCGCGCCATGACGGACTTCTCGTGGCCGGAGGTGCTGGGCACCATCTCCCGGGGCGCCGACCTGAACCGCACCCAGGCGCGCCAGGCCATGCGCCAGGTGATGGGCGGACTCGCCTCCCCGGCTCAGATTGCCGGCCTGATCGTGGCGCTCCGTATGAAGGGAGAGACGGTCGAGGAGATGGGCGGTCTGGTCGACGGCATGGTGGAGGCGGCGGTCCGGGTCGACCTCGGCGACGCCGATCCCGTGGACATCGTGGGTACAGGAGGCGATCGTTCCGGGACGTTCAATATCTCCACCACCGCCTCCTTCGTGGCGGCCGGCGCCGGCGTCCCGATCGCCAAGCACGGCAACCGGTCGATGTCTTCCAAGTGCGGCTCGGCAGACGTCCTGGAGGCCCTAGGGGTGATCATCGACCTGCCGACAGAGAGGAACCGCCGGTTGTTCATGGACACGGGCTACGCATTCTTCCTGGCGCCGGTCTACCACCCGGCCATGCGCTTCGCCGGGCCGGTCCGCAAGGAACTCGGCATTCCCACGGTCTTCAATTACCTGGGTCCGCTGAGCAATCCGGCCGGGGTGCGGAAGTACGCGCTCGGGGTGGCGGATGGACGCATGGCCGAGCGCATGGTCCGAGTGCTGAGCCTCCGGGGTTCGGAGCGAGCCCTCGTATTCCACGGCTCGGACGGTTTGGACGAGCTCACCGTGAGCGGTCCTTCCGTGGTCTGGCAGCTTGACGGAGGCCAGGTGTCCAGAACCGAAGTGTCGCCCCGAGGGGTGGGTCTGGGACCGGCGCCCGTGTCCGATCTCCTGGGAGGAACCGCCGAGGTGAACGCGGGCATCACCCGCCGCGTACTGGAAGGTGAACCCGGTCCCTGCCGGGATGTCTCCCTGCTGAACGCGGCGGCCGCCATCGTGGCATCCGGCCTTACGGACGACCTGGCCGAAGCGGTTGGTGTGGCGGCCGAGTCGATCGACGGCGGCGCGGCCGGTGACGTCCTGGACCGGGTGGTAACCCGGAGCCTGGAGTTGGCCGGCGACTGATCCCGTACGTTCTCCGGAGATCTCCATCCGGATGGCGCACGTTTACATCCGTCCGATGCTTATCATCCCGGTGTATGAGAGGCCGTAACCGAGTAGTGGGCGCCCTCCTGGCGTCCGTGATCGTCCTAGGGGCATGTGGCGGCGGCTCGGGCGGGCAGGCCACACCCGAACCCGCCCAGCCGGCTACCACTTCAGCGGTGACTACGGCCGCGGCCGCTGCTCCCAGCCCCACCGTTTCGGAGGGTTCTTCTGCCGAGTCCTCCACGACCGCGGCCGCTGCGACTGCCGAGACGACCGTGGCGACCGAACCTGCCGCCACCCCGGAGACGACTGCGGTCACGGAAACTACCGCCGCTCCGGAACCGACCGCTGCTCCGGAGACGACTGCCGTCACGGAGCCCGCCTTCGTCCCCGAGGGCCCTCCCATCCCGGCCCTGACCTTGGAACTGGACGACGGGACCACCTTCGTCACGACCGAAGCCACCCGGCCCGTCCTCTACCTGTTCTGGGCGGAGTGGTGACCGTCA comes from the bacterium genome and includes:
- a CDS encoding aquaporin, whose product is MTGSLNKYLAELLGAFVLIGVGSMAILSSGGSIVAIAFGFGLALLIALYMFGSVSGGHYNPAVTLAQLIRGEITAADAVGYIVAQLAGAVLASGLVAAVLGASAVGRTVVGDGSDVGSIWVLALEALFTAFLVIVILRVTSGENATAPVVIGLTLVVIHLALVPITGASVNPVRSLGPAIVAAEFTDAWAYIVGPLVGGAVAVYVDRFINTES
- the trpD gene encoding anthranilate phosphoribosyltransferase, with translation MTDFSWPEVLGTISRGADLNRTQARQAMRQVMGGLASPAQIAGLIVALRMKGETVEEMGGLVDGMVEAAVRVDLGDADPVDIVGTGGDRSGTFNISTTASFVAAGAGVPIAKHGNRSMSSKCGSADVLEALGVIIDLPTERNRRLFMDTGYAFFLAPVYHPAMRFAGPVRKELGIPTVFNYLGPLSNPAGVRKYALGVADGRMAERMVRVLSLRGSERALVFHGSDGLDELTVSGPSVVWQLDGGQVSRTEVSPRGVGLGPAPVSDLLGGTAEVNAGITRRVLEGEPGPCRDVSLLNAAAAIVASGLTDDLAEAVGVAAESIDGGAAGDVLDRVVTRSLELAGD